A single window of Oreochromis aureus strain Israel breed Guangdong linkage group 7, ZZ_aureus, whole genome shotgun sequence DNA harbors:
- the cav1 gene encoding caveolin-1: protein MTGGLKDGETEEEFLHSPFIRKQGNIYKPNNKDMDNDSLNEKTMEDVHTKEIDLVNRDPKHINDDVVKVEFEDVIAEPAGTYSFDGVWKASFTTFTVTKYWCYRLLTALVGIPLALIWGIFFAILSFLHIWAVVPCVKSYLIEIHCVSRVFSICVHTFCDPFFEAMGKCLSSIRVRMTKEV, encoded by the exons ATGACAGGAGGACTGAAGGACGGCGAGACAGAAGAG GAGTTTCTGCATTCGCCGTTTATCCGAAAACAAGGGAACATATATAAACCCAACAACAAAGACATGGACAACGACAGTCTCAACGAGAAAACGATGGAGGATGTCCACACCAAAGAGATCGACCTGGTCAACCGGGATCCCAAACACATAAACGACGACGTTGTTAAG GTTGAATTTGAAGATGTGATTGCAGAACCCGCAGGGACCTACAGCTTCGACGGCGTGTGGAAAGCCAGCTTCACAACCTTCACCGTCACCAAGTACTGGTGCTACCGGCTGCTGACGGCACTGGTGGGCATCCCCTTGGCGCTGATCTGGGGAATTTTCTTCGCCATCCTGTCCTTCCTGCACATCTGGGCAGTGGTGCCGTGCGTCAAGAGCTACCTGATCGAGATCCATTGCGTCAGCCGCGTCTTCTCTATCTGCGTGCACACCTTCTGCGACCCGTTCTTCGAGGCCATGGGCAAGTGCCTGAGCAGCATCCGAGTCAGGATGACCAAGGAGGTGTAG